In the genome of Cryptococcus neoformans var. neoformans B-3501A chromosome 5, whole genome shotgun sequence, the window gaagagtgaGCTGGATACGACGTTGCGCATGGTCCAGAATTGCTTGATATTGGGCTAACCAGTCGTCTCCTAGGACAATATCGGCGCCGGCAAGCCTAGTGACGTAGAGTGTTGTGAAAAGAGAGGCAAGACCATTTTGGAGTACGAGAGGAAGGTCGACGATGTGTGTGATGGGACCACTGGAGGAAGGGCATCCGTCAAacatttgaagaggagacggTGTCTCAAGGGTATGTCGAAATGGTTGGATTGAAGGATGGTTTGCGAGTGATATGTCGATGAAGGAGCCTTTGGCTCCTGAATCCCAGAGGACTCGAAGCGTATGAGAGGTGGGGGCTTGTTGGTTAAGAGTAGGAATGGGAATATTAATCACTGAGATTGCTTGATCTGGTTCGAGCGAGAATGAAACCTTTTTTTGAAGTTTTGAAGTTTTCGAAGTTTGGTTCTGTTTTTGTGTTTGTTGGATTTTAGCTGATGCAACCAGATTTTTTGAAActgaagaagtggaagaactTGACACCTGGGGTATATTGATTGCAGACAGTCGTGGAGAAATTGTAGGGAATTGCCCATTGGAGAGATCTCCTATCCCCATCGGGCCGaatcttttcccttcttaGGGCAGGTATCGACTGGGTGACCAGCATCTCCACAATACATGCAGAGTTTGTTTGCTCAGCGGcaatccttttcttcgctGGGCAATGGACCAATACAATGGGGTGGGGGGTTGTTGGTTTGAATACCGGTAGCATTTTGAGACGGTGAGTGTTTCGGCATGTTGGGGTTTGTGTTGCAGGGAAATTTTTGGGTTGAAGCTTGGAGTTCACgcttctctttctcgtgCTCTCTGAGTCGGTTGTCCAGAGGAACTACAAAGTCCATCAGTTGGTCAATGGAACTTACTTCTAATTCTCCCTGCCTGACGatttcatccttcaactCCCCAGCCATTTTGTCAATAGCATTCTCCACCAGTATTTCGGAGTCAGGGGACCATCCCAGTATGGCGACCAATTGGTTGAATTTTAGGAAAAACTCGCTTGCTGAGCCCTGCTGGCGGAGCTTGCGCATTTCCCTCTTGGCATTTCCCTTCTCATCTGAGTCTCCCCAATGGCGACAGAGGTACTTAAGGAATTCCTCATAGTTGTGGAGGAGTTCCGGTTGCTGTGCACAGTTCATCAGTGGGCGGAGGGATTTCATTACCTTATGCTGGCAATGGCTGATAATGAAGTTGATTTTTGGCTTATCACTGTTGAAGGTCCCTGGGTAGCAGTCCATATAAAGGACGCAGGAGGTTAGGAAGTTTTCCAACTCGGTGGGATTCCCACTAAACGAGTCGGGTTCTTTGGCTAGGTGCCTGGTTTCAGGCGCCTGAGAGTTTGTTGTGATAGAGGTAGTATTCATTGAAAACCTTTCAAGGATCTCCAGCATCCTGAGCTGGACGAGATCGGATGTGGAGGGGGGGACAGAGGTTGCTGGTTCTTGAACAGGGGGGTTATAGAGGTTGcatttttcgttgtttaatTTATTGGGTTGTCGTGTGGGTTGCCCGAATTAAAGAAACTACTTAAATAAACAACTttttaaagaaaagaaaaaataatccaacctcctcttcctcacaagACCAGCGTCCTAGCCCTCGCCTTTACTAACTCGACACCAATCcgtttctccattttctcgaACCCCCCCACCGGCatcgcctccctccactccttccattcgtctgctgtgctcctgctcatcaGGCCAccagtggaaaggatgatcgGTTTAAAGACCCCACCAGTGACTTTCGGAGCGTTCTTCGAGACGACCTGACCCACCTTGTCGAGCCAGTTCACGCACCGGTCCAAGCAGAATTCGGCCAGCTTGCTGTTGGGGGTGCTTGGGGTGGCTGTGCTCCTCGCGTCTCGGTCCCTGAGGGAGTAAACCTTCAGGTCGTAGTCAGTGAAGGCCAGAGCGCTGGAACCTCTGACCCGAAGGTCGTTTCTCCTTTGTCCCGACAGCGTGTGGGGCTCAATCTCAACCGTGGCACCTTGGATTTGTTTGAGGTGTTGATAGATGACGCGGTTGATGGCATTGTGCCGGCGCTGGGTCCAGGGGTTGCGGGCGCGGCAAAGCTCGTCGTGACCCAAAGGTGAGTCCGACCCACAGAAGCGACAGACAGGTATCGAGGAGCCGACCAGGGTGCGGTCGTGGAGACCCGAGGCAATCTCGACGTTGGAAAGGCGCAGGGGCTGAAGGTAAGGGATGACTGATAACCAACTTCGGCCGAGTCTGGAGGCATTCTCGGTGAGCCGCTTGCGTTCAGTGTCGCCGAGATTATGTAGAATGGCTTCCTGTTGCGATTCCCAGAGTTCTGCGCATCGAGTTCGTTGGGGGACCGGTGTTGGAGGTTCCTCtggcgaagaaaggagaccTAGGTTATCGAGGAGAGTGTCGGAGGCCTCGGCTGCCGAGCGGTAAGCAAGGGGGGCTACATCTTTGAAGGAAAGTAGACCTAGTCCGCCCAGTCGCGCTGGTAGCTTCGTCAACGATCTCCCTAgagcctcctcttccgccgtATCCTCCCGctgcctcatcctcatccttttcacctcctcccatAGCATCGTGTCCAGCCTCTCCCATAGGTCTACAAGGTCGTCCGAGCGCAGACTTCTCTGCAGGTGTCGTAGATTTTGCTGAATGCAGAAACGTAATAGAAGGAGCGCGTGTTGATGTGGAAgatccttgagcttgcccacctttgccatttccttccgAATCCTGCCTTCCAGAAACTCCGCTCGCTTCTCCTTACCTCCTACCATCGTCCCTAGCATCTTGAAGCCCTCCTGCCTGATCTCATCGAAGCTGATTAACTTgcatttcttttcattgagcttgatgatgtgCTGCTTGTCGGCGAGGAATTGGGTAGTTTTGCTGAGGACTTGCGAGtcgtttgagaagaggtAGATGTCATCGAGATAAGCGAGCGCTTGCGTAGATGGACCTAGCGATTGGCTGAGGGCATTCAAGGTTGGTCGGAGGGtgatcgagaagaagagagggccGAAAGGGTCACCCTGTCGAACGCCTTGAGAGGATTGAAGGATTTTGTCGCCACACACAAGGTCGGACGAGTCGCCATAGGCCCATTTGCAAGTCCTCCAAAGCGTCGGCGCATGGGTCTTGACCGCCGCTGCCATCTCGGCCCTATCTACACGGTTGAAAGCGTTAGAAGCATCGAGCGAGGctaaaaaggagaactCAGCGCCGGCAGAACCCTCCAAGACTCTCTCTGTCAGCCTCACGATCGGCTCTACACCACCGATTGACTTGACCCCAAGCTggaatgggaggaggaagtcgGGTTGGAAATgcgagatgatgagagctTTCGCACACAGCCGATAGATAAGTTCACCAACAGCGATAGGTCGGATAGAGccatcgtccttcttcaagggGATGAGACGAGAAGTGCGGAGCATAGAGCGACCAGGGGCGGTGTTGTTGGCGATGGCGGCGCAGAGGAGTTGGAGAAACTGCTTGACTGGCTCCCTCTTGGCAGCCGTCTTCAAGAGAGGGACCGACCAGCCACTAACGCCGGGTGCTGTGTCGGGCTTGAAGGAGTCGAGGGCCTTTTGGATGGTGTCGATGTCGGGAGCTTTACCAGGAGTTGGACCAACTGCATTGCCGAATGGACAAGACGGCCCTTTGGGGTGCTTGGCGATGAGCTGGTCGATGACCCCTTGATCAAGTTCGGCTACTGaagcatcctcctccaacactCTCTCTGCCGCACCTAGGCGCCCATTCTCAACGAGTTTGATGACTTGTTTGGTGGTGTCTGGACGAATATTGCTGGGAGGACGACGAGCGGGTGGCTGT includes:
- a CDS encoding hypothetical protein (HMMPfam hit to RVT, Reverse transcriptase (RNA-dependent DNA polymerase), score: 50.6, E(): 4.2e-12); this translates as MSLQRAKNARGDPGRCNLCSADYRDLKDHLNKQHSTHFFVPSDLRGSSLVACPRCGTPCSAGTGLSRHQSRYCGLTAPRIRRNRVGNSTNTPRRPPSNTAASPIVLSPSPDRPSPPQPAEVVAGLEPLSEAEEVQEVAQVVAETVDTLEGTRRAPESVPRSAEESGARVRELNMAAPEEEHRGEEESSHTNPTAPAGLENAVSSTLGPSPGTLPSLLPSQECANERFLYLAHLPVRSKPLPNNLVTDFMDAAERCALAYIAQPSDSTLLAFLALPKVGLTQALAPEQPLRPSTFLKQFPHIPWPEQPPARRPPSNIRPDTTKQVIKLVENGRLGAAERVLEEDASVAELDQGVIDQLIAKHPKGPSCPFGNAVGPTPGKAPDIDTIQKALDSFKPDTAPGVSGWSVPLLKTAAKREPVKQFLQLLCAAIANNTAPGRSMLRTSRLIPLKKDDGSIRPIAVGELIYRLCAKALIISHFQPDFLLPFQLGVKSIGGVEPIVRLTERVLEGSAGAEFSFLASLDASNAFNRVDRAEMAAAVKTHAPTLWRTCKWAYGDSSDLVCGDKILQSSQGVRQGDPFGPLFFSITLRPTLNALSQSLGPSTQALAYLDDIYLFSNDSQVLSKTTQFLADKQHIIKLNEKKCKLISFDEIRQEGFKMLGTMVGGKEKRAEFLEGRIRKEMAKVGKLKDLPHQHALLLLRFCIQQNLRHLQRSLRSDDLVDLWERLDTMLWEEVKRMRMRQREDTAEEEALGRSLTKLPARLGGLGLLSFKDVAPLAYRSAAEASDTLLDNLGLLSSPEEPPTPVPQRTRCAELWESQQEAILHNLGDTERKRLTENASRLGRSWLSVIPYLQPLRLSNVEIASGLHDRTLVGSSIPVCRFCGSDSPLGHDELCRARNPWTQRRHNAINRVIYQHLKQIQGATVEIEPHTLSGQRRNDLRVRGSSALAFTDYDLKVYSLRDRDARSTATPSTPNSKLAEFCLDRCVNWLDKVGQVVSKNAPKVTGGVFKPIILSTGGLMSRSTADEWKEWREAMPVGGFEKMEKRIGVELVKARARTLVL